TTTCAGCAAGTGGTACATAGGCACGAACGATTTGGCTGTTACCGTGTGCTTCCATACCATCAACACGTCCACGACGAGCAGTAACGTGACCCATAACATCACCAAGGTTCTCTTCTGGAACAGTGATAGTTACAAGCATCATTGGCTCAAGAATAGTTGGTTGTGCAGTCTTAGCAGCTTCTTTAAGTGCAAGAGATGCAGCAATCTTAAAGGCAGTTTCAGATGAATCGACATCGTGGTATGAACCATCATAAAGCTTAGCTTTAATGTCAACCATTGGGTATCCAGCAAGGACACCATTAGCCATTGATTCTTCCAATCCTTTTTCTACTGCAGGGATGAATTCACGTGGAACCACACCACCAACGATAGCATTTTCGAATTCGAATCCTTTACCTTCTTCGTTTGGAGTAAATTCAATCCAAACGTCACCAAATTGACCTTTACCACCTGATTGGCGTTTGAAGAATCCACGTGCTTGTGTTGCAGCACGGAATGTTTCACGATATGATACTTGTGGGGCACCAACATTGGCTTCAACCTTGTGTTCACGTTTCAAACGGTCAACAAGGACATCAAGGTGAAGTTCACCCATACCAGAGATAACAGTTTCACCAGTTTCAGGGTTAGTTTCAACACGGAATGTTGGATCTTCTTCAGCAAGTTTTTGAAGACCGATAGCCATTTTATCTTGGTCAGCTTTAGTCTTAGGCTCAACCATCAATTGGATAACTGGTTCTGGAACTTCGATTGACTCAAGAATAACTTTAGCTTTTTCATCAGTCAATGAGTCACCAGTTGTAGTATCTTTCAAACCGATAGCAGCAGCGATATCACCGGCATAAACTTGTTCGATTTCTTGACGGCTGTTAGCGTGCATTTGAAGGATTCGTCCGATACGTTCACGTTTACCTTTAGAAGTATTCATTACGTAAGAACCTGATTGAAGGATTCCTGAGTAAACACGGATAAATGTTAAACGACCTACAAAAGGGTCAGTCATGATCTTAAAGGCAAGAGCTGCAAATGGCGCTTCATCAGAAGCAGGACGAGTTTCTTCTTCGCCTGTATCTGGGTTAATACCTTTGATGGCTGGAATATCAAGTGGACTTGGAAGGTAGTCAATAACCGCATCAAGCATCAATTGAACACCTTTGTTTTTGAAGGCTGAACCACAAAGAACTGGGAAGAATTCAACGTTAATTGTAGCACGACGAATAGCTGCTTTCAATTCATCGTTAGTGATTTCTTCACCTTCAAGGTATTTCATCATCAAATCTTCGTCAGTTTCAGCAACTGCTTCGATCAATTTTTCACGGTATTCGTTTGCTTGATCTACGTATTCAGCTGGAATATCTTCTTCAAGAATATCTGTACCTAGGTCATTAGTATAGATTTCAGCTTTCATTTTAATCAAGTCAATGATACCACGGAAGTCATCTTCAGCACCGATTGGTAATTGAATTGGGTGTGCATTTGCTTGAAGACGATCATGAAGTGTGCTTACTGAGTAAAGGAAGTCAGCACCGATTTTATCCATTTTGTTAGCAAATACGATACGTGGAACACCATACTCAGTTGCTTGACGCCAAACTGTTTCAGTTTGAGGTTCTACACCTGATTGTGAGTCAAGAACGGTTACGGCACCATCCAATACACGGAGTGAACGTTGTACTTCGATAGTGAAGTCCACGTGTCCTGGTGTATCGATGATGTTAACACGGTGACCATTCCATTGCGCTGTTGTAGCGGCAGAAGTGATTGTGATACCACGTTCTTGTTCTTGCTCCATCCAGTCCATTTGTGATGCACCTTCGTGAGTTTCACCGATTTTATGAATTTTACCAGTGTAGTAAAGGATACGCTCTGTTGTAGTTGTTTTACCAGCATCGACGTGGGCCATGATACCGATATTACGAGTTTTTGCAAGTGAAAATTCGCGTGCCATTAGGTTTATTCTCCTATAAATATTTTAGTTTACTTATTTATAATAACATTATTGTCAAAAAACGGATAGGCAGGACCTACCCGTTCTTCAATGATATTCAACTGGTTTTCAAACGATATAAATTATACAATTTGAACCAAAACCAAAACTCAAGCTGTTACAGTTCCAAAGCCTCAGCTTATGAATAATATATGACTGTAATACAGCTTGAAACTTATAATTACCAGCGGAAGTGTGCAAAGGCACGGTTTGCTTCAGCCATTTTGTGAGTATCTTCACGTTTCTTAACTGCTGCTCCAGTGTTGTTTGCAGCATCCATGATTTCTTTTGCAAGACGTTCTTTCATAGTGTGTTCACCACGCGCACGTGATGCGTTAACCAACCAACGAAGACCAAGAGTTGTACGACGTTCTGGACGAACTTCAACTGGGACTTGGTAGTTTGAACCACCAACACGACGTGCACGTACTTCAAGTACAGGCATGATGTTGTCCATAGCTGTTTCGAATACTTCAAGAGCATCGTTTCCAGTTGCTTCTTTGATTTGCTCGAAAGCATCGTATACGATTGTTGCAGCAGTACCACGTTTACCATCAAGCATTACACGGTTGATAAGACGTGTAACAATTTTTGAATTGTACAATGGATCTGCCAATACTTCGCGTTTAGGCGCTCTATTTTTACGACTCATTTTATCTTATCTCCCTTCTTACCCTTTAGGACGTTTAGTACCGTATTTAGAACGGCTTTGTTTACGATCAGCTACACCTGCAGTATCAAGTGCACCACGGACGATGTGGTAACGTACCCCTGGAAGGTCTTTTACACGTCCACCACGGATAAGAACAACGCTGTGTTCTTGGAGGTTGTGTCCGATACCTGGGATGTAAGCAGTAACTTCGATAAGGTTGCTCAAACGTACACGAGCAAATTTACGAAGGGCTGAGTTAGGTTTTTTAGGTGTCATTGTTCCAACACGTGTTGCAACACCACGTTTTTGTGGTGAAGATACGTTAGTTTGAACTTTTTTGTGGCTGTTGTAACCAACGTTCAAAGCTGGTGATTTAGATTTAACAACTTTTGATTGACGTGGTTTACGAACCAATTGGTTAATTGTAGGCATCTACATTCTCCTGTGTTTTTTATTTTTGGTTGATATGGCACTGGTGACAATCCATATCTGTGTGTACTTTTGCAACTTATGTCAGCACGTCTCTGTACACTTTTGAGAGACCAAAAGTAAAAAGTACCGTCTGATATAATACCATATTCTAAGGAACATTGTCAACAAATTCTTGCCAAAAAGAAAATTCCTAAATATTAAATTAGGAATTACGTTCTAAGCTTTTGATTTATCGAAAATATTACCTACTTCAACTTCTACTTTTTGTGATTTTACATCGATGTCAGATACAGTGAGCAATGATTTGTATTCATGAATGTCTCGATCGGCTTTGGCATTCTCTGCAAATACAGCTACACCCACCAACTCACTATCAAATTCCGAAAGCAAACTAATCATACCGGTAATAGTGCCGCCACCTTTAAGAAAATCATCAACAATAAGAACACGACTATTTGGTTTCAAACTGCGTTTTGAAAGGAACATTTTTTCAATACGATTGCTTGAGCCACTGACGTAGTTTACTGAGACTGTTGATCCTTCTGTGATTTTCAGATCACGACGAACAATAACAAATGGAATATTCAAGACATCTGCCACTGCATTTGCCAAAGGCACACCTTTTGTAGCAACAGTCATTACAGCATCAATTTTTTGCCCTTTAAAAGCACTAGCAATAATACGACCAACATTTTTCAAAATCGATGGGGTACTTAATAAATCAGATAGATAGAGATAACCACCTGGCAAGATACGATCACTCTCAGAAAGGCGTTCACAAAGATTTTCAACTAGACTTCTTGCATCTTCATCAGAAATAGTTGGTGTAAATATAACACCCCCAGAGGCACCCGTTACTGTTTCGATTTCCCCTATTTGACTTTCTTCAAAAGCTTTTTTAATAATAGCAACGTCTTCTGAGATTGACGACTTAGCAGCTTCATAACGCTCTGCAAAGGTATTAAGACTTGTTAGTTTATATGGATTATTAATCAGGTAGTTTGAAATCACTACCATACGCTCACTTCGTTTTAATTTCATATGTTACCTATATTTTCTGTATTTTTTAACTATTATACCATAATACAATAAAAAGCGAACATTTTTTCATTAAATGTTCACTTACTTTCGCTTCTAATCACATTTTGGCTTATAGAAAGAACGGTTATCCATGGCAAATAGACGATTAGTCATCTCTCCTGGTCCAACTAAGTTAAGAGCTGTCGTCATCATCATCATACTAGCATCGAGATTATCAATCATATGGATAACCTCCGCTTCCATGATACGAGGACGAACTGGACTTCCATACTCCAATTGCCCGTGGTGACTTAAAATGACATGACGTAAAACAACAACATCCTCACGTGTATCATCAATATTAAGCTCGACAAGAACTTTGGTGATTTCTTCATCAATCAAAGCTATGTGACCAATCAAGTTTCCACGAACGGTATATTCTGTATTTTCAGGACCAGTTAATTCAATGACCTTAGCTAGGTCATGTAGCATAATTCCTGCAAAGAGCAAACTCTTATTTAGCTCTGGATAAATATCTCCAATACTATCAGCCAAGCGAATCATAGTCGCTGTATGATAAGCTAATCCACTTTCAAAGGCATGATGGTTTGTTTTAGCAGCAGGAAAACTAAAAAACTCCTTATTATGCTTACGATAAAGGGCACGGACCACACGTTGCCATGTAGCTTCCTCTATTTTGAAAATCATCTGCTCAAGATATTCACGCACTTCGGATAAATTTACCGGTGGCTTTCCCTTAAAATCAGCCGGATCATTCGGTTCACCAAATAAAGGGAGTCGCAAGGTAATTTGATTGACTTGAGGCGTGTTATTATAAACCTCTCGGCGTCCTTTCATATG
This region of Streptococcus thermophilus genomic DNA includes:
- the fusA gene encoding elongation factor G, giving the protein MAREFSLAKTRNIGIMAHVDAGKTTTTERILYYTGKIHKIGETHEGASQMDWMEQEQERGITITSAATTAQWNGHRVNIIDTPGHVDFTIEVQRSLRVLDGAVTVLDSQSGVEPQTETVWRQATEYGVPRIVFANKMDKIGADFLYSVSTLHDRLQANAHPIQLPIGAEDDFRGIIDLIKMKAEIYTNDLGTDILEEDIPAEYVDQANEYREKLIEAVAETDEDLMMKYLEGEEITNDELKAAIRRATINVEFFPVLCGSAFKNKGVQLMLDAVIDYLPSPLDIPAIKGINPDTGEEETRPASDEAPFAALAFKIMTDPFVGRLTFIRVYSGILQSGSYVMNTSKGKRERIGRILQMHANSRQEIEQVYAGDIAAAIGLKDTTTGDSLTDEKAKVILESIEVPEPVIQLMVEPKTKADQDKMAIGLQKLAEEDPTFRVETNPETGETVISGMGELHLDVLVDRLKREHKVEANVGAPQVSYRETFRAATQARGFFKRQSGGKGQFGDVWIEFTPNEEGKGFEFENAIVGGVVPREFIPAVEKGLEESMANGVLAGYPMVDIKAKLYDGSYHDVDSSETAFKIAASLALKEAAKTAQPTILEPMMLVTITVPEENLGDVMGHVTARRGRVDGMEAHGNSQIVRAYVPLAEMFGYATTLRSATQGRGTFMMVFDHYEDVPKSVQEEIIKKNSGEA
- the rpsG gene encoding 30S ribosomal protein S7 produces the protein MSRKNRAPKREVLADPLYNSKIVTRLINRVMLDGKRGTAATIVYDAFEQIKEATGNDALEVFETAMDNIMPVLEVRARRVGGSNYQVPVEVRPERRTTLGLRWLVNASRARGEHTMKERLAKEIMDAANNTGAAVKKREDTHKMAEANRAFAHFRW
- the rpsL gene encoding 30S ribosomal protein S12, giving the protein MPTINQLVRKPRQSKVVKSKSPALNVGYNSHKKVQTNVSSPQKRGVATRVGTMTPKKPNSALRKFARVRLSNLIEVTAYIPGIGHNLQEHSVVLIRGGRVKDLPGVRYHIVRGALDTAGVADRKQSRSKYGTKRPKG
- the purR gene encoding pur operon repressor is translated as MKLKRSERMVVISNYLINNPYKLTSLNTFAERYEAAKSSISEDVAIIKKAFEESQIGEIETVTGASGGVIFTPTISDEDARSLVENLCERLSESDRILPGGYLYLSDLLSTPSILKNVGRIIASAFKGQKIDAVMTVATKGVPLANAVADVLNIPFVIVRRDLKITEGSTVSVNYVSGSSNRIEKMFLSKRSLKPNSRVLIVDDFLKGGGTITGMISLLSEFDSELVGVAVFAENAKADRDIHEYKSLLTVSDIDVKSQKVEVEVGNIFDKSKA
- a CDS encoding 3'-5' exoribonuclease YhaM family protein, giving the protein MKINQMKKDEYFEGFYLIKRAEVRKTRAGKDYIAFTFQDDSGEISGNLWDAQPYNVEEFTAGKVVHMKGRREVYNNTPQVNQITLRLPLFGEPNDPADFKGKPPVNLSEVREYLEQMIFKIEEATWQRVVRALYRKHNKEFFSFPAAKTNHHAFESGLAYHTATMIRLADSIGDIYPELNKSLLFAGIMLHDLAKVIELTGPENTEYTVRGNLIGHIALIDEEITKVLVELNIDDTREDVVVLRHVILSHHGQLEYGSPVRPRIMEAEVIHMIDNLDASMMMMTTALNLVGPGEMTNRLFAMDNRSFYKPKCD